A part of Candidatus Eisenbacteria bacterium genomic DNA contains:
- a CDS encoding non-heme iron oxygenase ferredoxin subunit: MSEVTARYVRVGKVSEVPQGGAETFDVEERKIAVYRLEDGFYAIDDICTHDGGPLAQGDVEGDQVICPRHGARFSIKTGAALTFPAITPVDTYPVRVEGEDLLVGLPD; this comes from the coding sequence ATGAGCGAGGTCACGGCCCGGTACGTGCGGGTCGGGAAGGTTTCCGAGGTGCCGCAGGGCGGCGCGGAGACCTTCGACGTCGAGGAGCGCAAGATCGCCGTCTACCGGCTGGAGGACGGCTTCTACGCGATCGACGACATCTGCACGCACGACGGGGGCCCCCTCGCGCAGGGGGACGTGGAAGGGGACCAGGTGATCTGTCCCCGGCACGGCGCCCGATTCTCGATCAAGACCGGGGCTGCTCTGACCTTCCCCGCGATCACGCCCGTGGACACGTATCCGGTGCGGGTCGAAGGGGAGGATCTGCTCGTCGGCCTTCCGGACTGA